Within Bdellovibrio sp. ArHS, the genomic segment AGGAAGTGAGTCAAATAAGTGTCAGCTTGCAGGTGCTTTTTGAACTGACCCATCAGATCAAAATCGGGCTGATCATATTGGAACCAGTAAGCTCCCAAGGACTCCATCGTCAGAAGTAAAACATGGGGTTTGGTTTTTTCTGCCCAAGCATTTTTGGGCGTGCGGTGTTTCATCAACGTCAAAGGGTCGGCGGGGACTTGATCCGGAGTCAGGTGATAGAAGTCCGCAAAGGCCTGTCGATAATTGTCGCCGTAACCAAAATGGCGAAGATTGCTGTCCCATTGAGAAGTCTGTTGAGCTTTGAGTTCGATAGCCCGAGTGAAGGCCCGCGTGCCATTGAAACTTAAATGATTCACAAAAATGGATTTTGATATGCCGGTGTCCATTTCGCTCAAAGGAAATAATCCCAGAGACCCACGAGCGCCGACTCCGTTCACAAGAAAAACCACAAAGAAAAAAAGCACGAAGGCCGGATAAGAGACACGCTCCAGGCGCCAAGGCCACCACTCTCGGCCTTGCGTGAAATTGATTTTCAGACCCTTCCACAAAAGATAAGTGAAAAGAGCCAGACCCACTGTGATCCACACCATCGGGTAATTGCGCCAAATAGTTTTGATCAGGGCCACGGTGTCATCAGTGATAAAACCGAAAATCAAAACGTTGATACGATCCTGATAGAAACTGTAAAAACCAAAATCCACCGCGGATATGAAGGTCACGATAAGAAGCATGATCGTGTAATAGGGAATAAGAAAACGAGTAAAGCGGGTGAACAACTGCTGCAAGAGCTTTTTGCTCAGTTTGGTGCAGGCACAAAGACTGGCCAGAAACAGCACCAGGAACGGGATCGCATTGATATAAAAAAGAATGGTGCTGTCAAAGCGTGCGCCCAGGACGAACGCGCGCGCCACATCCCCGGGGACCTGAGAGACCTCATTCATGTTTCCATAAACGAGGAAGAACCCCAAACGCCAAAGAAAGCCAATGAATAGAAAAACCACATTCAGAATAAGAATGCGTTTAAGGTACAGCCAGGATTGTTTTAGCCATTGCGCCCGAGATTTTTCCATGTTG encodes:
- a CDS encoding alkaline phosphatase family protein gives rise to the protein MEKSRAQWLKQSWLYLKRILILNVVFLFIGFLWRLGFFLVYGNMNEVSQVPGDVARAFVLGARFDSTILFYINAIPFLVLFLASLCACTKLSKKLLQQLFTRFTRFLIPYYTIMLLIVTFISAVDFGFYSFYQDRINVLIFGFITDDTVALIKTIWRNYPMVWITVGLALFTYLLWKGLKINFTQGREWWPWRLERVSYPAFVLFFFVVFLVNGVGARGSLGLFPLSEMDTGISKSIFVNHLSFNGTRAFTRAIELKAQQTSQWDSNLRHFGYGDNYRQAFADFYHLTPDQVPADPLTLMKHRTPKNAWAEKTKPHVLLLTMESLGAYWFQYDQPDFDLMGQFKKHLQADTYLTHFLSSSNATIGSLSCLMIGSAQRPISEFLSESDYLQVPFRTSPARIFKESGYKARFLYGGNPGWREVNKFAVAQGFDTVEGEFEMTEVLGGLKERHDWGVYDEDVFDYIFKTLSDAKEPQFLLTMTTTNHPPYQLPTTYSVPELKPPQELTSRLIGDAALAEKRFKTYRYSTDKLGEFLTRLKNSPLKDKVIVAVTGDHTFWIVNFSEQELLQKGSVPFYLYVPSAVRRKLDPDAFGSQADIAPTLYNLALSEKDYYSLGRDLFGKDGDFAVNASNLIVDRTGGVLASGHATDDHALDWQGKYERLVAGEMTESKKALSLKYKSLMGILDFYFMKEKQDQKGHRHHADSRR